AATATCCTAAATAGATAAACGCAATTAATACAGCCAGCATCATTAAATGCTCTGTAGTTTCTATTAAATGGGTTATTTTTTTGTTCTGAATAATTAATACTAAGATTCCCATGAGAAGGACTACGAAAAGGCCTAAAATTGGGGTTACAGGGTATTGAAGTATGTTAATAAGTACTATCATTCCCAAAACCACAAATCCTGCAATTGAAAGTAACTGGATGTACTGTTTCATGATAACACCTAATGGATGATTCTGTAAGCCAGATCAATTAGCGTAAGTGATGCAATTGTAATTTGGAGCATTACTGAATGATTTGGAGCAAGCAGAGGAGTCAAAGCGCAGATGAATGCAATAACCACCGTTAAGACAAACATTCCAACTAAAGTCAAAACTGAACTTGCCAAGACTAATGGGCCTAAAAACAATGCCATAAATAGCCATAATAATACAAACCATGCCATTGCGTCTCCAATCATGATAATTGCTTCGAGAGGCCCGTAGTGTTCGGTAATGTATCCGCTTACGATATCTTTTCCTTTTACTATCGCAAATGGGCTGAAAGGCGCTTTTGAAAGAACTAACACAAATACTGCAAAAGCACATATTGGAAGTTGGAACAACAACGGCCCATTTATGGCTTGATAGTTGATAATGTCTCCAATCATTAATGAATCAGTCACAGTATAGACGATTCCAGCAGCAGCAAAGAGTGGAACTTCTGCAGCGGCTGAGAAAACACTTCTAACACCACCAACTTTTCCATATGGGGATCCGCTACTTAGACCACAACCGTGTTCAACAATCTTTTGCATGATGTAGAGTCCGATTAATATCAACAAGGATGATTCAAAGACAACCGCAATTGATAGTGCACTCATCCAGACCATAATATCCATTAAAGCCACAAAGACGTACAATGGATTTCCTGCTGAGATCGGGAACGTTAGTTCTTTAAAGTAAAATTTGAATGTATGAATTAAATACTGAATAATTGGGGGTCCTGGTCGACACTGAATCCTTGCCATAAGTTTTCTGTGGAATCCAAGCAATATGCTACCAATTAAAAAGGCATACAATGCATACATAAGTCCGTTAACCATACTAAGCGCTGCGCTCAAATTACCACCCTCTGAACGGAATTTGGCCAATTTTTTCTCTTCTCGATTTTGGATTAAGGAACATCGCAATACCGAAAATTAAGAATGGGGTAAATACTGCTGTTAGTAAATACGTTACCATTTCATTCTGGGAATTTAGGTAAAGTGTTCCGATATATCCCAAGATTCCAATTATAAGTGCTATAAACCCACTTTTCGTTTCTGGACTCATTTTTTCACCTTAAGATATTGTAAGCAGAATTTCTACGGTTCTTACGATAACCAAAAGGGATGAAAGGTGTATCATCAGAATGTAAGGTGCCCCTGGAGCCCTGAACATTTCCGCTTTTGCTGCATAAAACGGTGCAACACCAGTTTCTCCAATCATTCCAACTGCGTAGAGTAGTTTTTGATAGAATAATTCATTACCATTTTTTGCAAGTTCAAATATTGAAAGAGTTCCTGTTTTTCCTAAAATCAGTGCAGCACCACCAAATAATGGAAGGGATGAAATTATTGCAATGATTCCATAGTGAAATGCTGCATTCAAGACCCATTCTTTTTTAACTGCCGAAACAATTCCAATGTTTGTAATACCAATTACTGCAAGGAATAATGCAAAGTCGAAGAGATCTCCAGTTAGCATTGAAAACGCAGTAGCAATACCACAAACTATTGACATAAATCTTCTTATTTTAAGTTCTTCAACTGTCACGTAATTAAATTTGTCACCAAATTCATGTACTTGAGCTTCTAGCTGTTTTTCAGGTTTTGTAAGGTATACTATGGCCGTGAAAAGCATCGCTATTATGAATGCTATAAGCGAGAAGTCGGTCATGTAGAATATAATATCTCCCAAAGGAATTATTCCGTGAAAGTTTCCTGCGATATATTCAACGAGCATCTTAATCACCTTTGGTCGAAGTTATTCGAACAACTCTCCAATTAGTCCGAGTTTAGAACCTACTTTTAATGCAAGTCCAAATCCGGCTATAATTAGGAAGTATGGCCATTTTGAAGGGAATAAGAAAAATCCAATAAACCCGAGTATCCAAATTGCCCATGCAATTCCTGAAAATGCTGAAATTCCTTCCCAGGATACTTTTAAATCTTCTGGAAGTATTTTCTGACCAAGTACTCTTTTTGCCAATACGTAGAACAAAAGACCGCTTGCCATGACTGCCCCACCGGTAAATCCGCTTAGCATTGCACCGTAAACAACGAGAACAAATGCAAAGAATTTTGGGGTGGTGTAGAGCACTTCCATTTTACTAAAGTTTATGTCCATGTTGGGGGTTTCTTTAATCGTAAACTCTTCTAAAAGTTTTGATCTTTTCTTTTTACTTTGTTTTCTTAAATCATTTCTTGAAACATATATTTCTGCAACTGCCAATAATTCAGCCATACCTACAACCAATCCTGGAAGGATAAGTGCTTCTGCAAGGTCTGAACCAATTGCTGCAATAATTACGAGCATTCCATATTCTACAAGGTCCGTTAACAAAATCATGTTAAGATCTGTTTTTTGGCGAGAAATAGAATAGAGCGAAATTATTCCAACTATTAATCCGACAGTAACGGTTCTACTGAATAATAAACTTACGTAGTCCATTATTTCACCCGATTATTCCTATTTAGGAATAGCCATCCAAATATTGTAAACGAGAGGAGCAAGGTCAAAGACTCTAAAACTGTGTCAAATCCTCTTGTATAGTATAATATCTCATCTAATATTCCACCAGGGGTTGAAACAATTGTTGTACCAAAGTACATTGTATTTTCACTTATTGCAATAGCAACAGGGGATAAATAAGCAGTAATTTGGCCCCCAATACCTTGATATTTAGGGTATTGAGATTTTATATCTGCAGGTTCTGTTAAGGTGATTCCTCCTCTGTCGTATGGTGCAAGAGGGGTTTTCAAAACCTGATTTTGGATTGCATCTTTTGGATATAACTGGTCGCTTGTAAATTCCGTAGGTAGGAATATACCGATGAATAAAACTATACAAATAAATCCTGCAAACAATCTGGAGACTGCACTGGGCTTTGAAATATAATTCCAGGCTTCATTTATCTTTTTCATATTATTCCTCCAGTTCCTCATTTTTGATAATCGCTCTCACGAGTACAAGTGTAAGGATAGCATTTACCCCGAGGAAGGTCATAAGTGCAAGAGTTTGGTTGTATGCGAGAAATATTAAACAAACACCAATTGAGGGAACTTCGATGTTTAAAAATCTCTTAAATGGATCTTTGGTTAATGGTCCAATAACTGCACCGACTGTACCCAATATGAGTAAGAAGTAGCCCACATACATTGCCAAGGTAACTAAATCCATTTTATCACCTATTTGGTAAGCACAGGGACTTCTGTACTATATTTTTTCTTATTTTTAAGCATATATTCATATTTTAACACGCCCAAAAGCAAGATCAATGTAGCAACTGGTTCTAACATCGAGGAAATAATTGCAACATCTAGGTAGTAGAATGAAGCAATTAATCCGATAAGTCCGCTTTCAAGAAGTGCAAACATGATTATCTTGTTAATATTGTGCGTATGAATGATGGTACCTATTCCTCCAAGAATACAGCACCCGGCAGCAACGATAGGTAGAATTTCCATCAAAATCACCTTTTCTTCTCAAATTCATCCATTTTATCGAGTTCTCCAAGTGTATGGGCTATCGCATTACTGGATACTGTTGATGATATGAAGTAAACAACTGCGGCAATTGCACCCATTGGGCTTTTTATGTAGAGTGCAATTAGTGCGGCAATGCAGAAGTTAATGCAGCAAAGTATAGGGAGTTTCAATGCTCTGCTTTTTGTCAGAAATACTTTTATAACTGAAATTATCCCTACAATTCCGATAACAAATGTTACAAGAGACGATTCCATTATATCCTCCCCATTTTTCGAGCAATACTGCCGAGAAGTCTTGATGCAGCGCTGTGATCTACGCCCTGAATTGAGAATATTGCGAGAACCATTCCTGCAATAAAGTATTCAGCACTTATAAATCCGCTAAGTAAATAAATCAATATTGTAGCAGTAATTGCTCCAATTGTTCCTGCATAACCTGTATCGTTACACAACCTGTTTCCAATGTAAATGAACAATGCAGCAATTAATCCTCCTTCAAATCCCATTAAATAGTAGAATATTGAAGCCATCAATGTTCCTGCCGATGCATCAGGGGAACATACGATATTTCCCATGAAATAGCCACCGTTAATGTTTCCACCGACATTTTCTATCTTTTCACCGATTACTTTGGCACCAAGCACTCCTGGTTTTTTTGGAAGTCCAAAGTAGGTATCAACAATAACAAAATTTAACCAGCAAACTGCAAATGCAGCCAATATCTTTCCAGTTTCAATTAACATCAGTAACACCTGGGAATATTTTATTTGCAAATTTTGAGAAAACACTCGCAAAAATTCCGATGATTACACTGGAAATCAGGTCTAATGTTATCAAGTAGCCTATTAAAGCAGTCAAGCCAAGTGCTACAAATGGAGTTGGAAATAGTACTGATCCTTCAAACGAATCCATATCAAATGAGATTTTCATACCCAAAATTGCTCCAACTACAATTGAAGAAACAAGAGCTACTGCATAGTTAATTAATAAAATCATGAAATCACCAGCAGTGTACAATCATGCAGTCTTTTTTTATTGAATATATTGGGGGAACTTCCTCTTTTGGGAATATTTGAATTATTGTCTTGTTATTCAATACGTTAGATACCTTATGTTCAAGCCTTCGAATGTCTGAGCAGTCTAACTGGATTAGTACGGTTTTTTTATCAAGGTGCAATCCTCTAATATTCATTCTGCCCCTGAAAAAATCAACTTCATTGATATCTACGACACCAAGTCGTTTTTTGATTTCTCCAGTAAAATATTTTATATCTATAATATACACAGGATGTCCTTCAATATATCTTTTACAGAAGATATCGTTTTTTGACGTTAAATCCTGGATAAAATCGACAATAGCACCTTCAAGTTTTGTCAATGAAAGTACGTCTAATAAATATAAAACAGGATTCTCTTTATCCCAAAAATTACTACATTTAAGCATCCCAAGCGTTATTGCGGCAGCATGTGCTTCCCCAATTTCCCGTTTTCCTTTTTCAAGCATACTCAAATGGGACTGACTAACCCCACTTTCTTCAGCAAGTTTGGACTGGGTTATCTTGAGCTTTTCACGAAAAACTTTTATATTTTCGGGATTGAGCAGAATTGCCCTTTCTATGATTTTTAATTTGTCGTACATTTTACCACTTTTAGACACTCTTGGACCTAAAAATTATTTCCTAAGAATAATATTATTCTAGTCGGATTATCTATATATAATTTTTTACTTGGATTTTTGGATATATTATTACCCCATTTACTCCAAAGTTACAGGTTCAAATGGCAAATGGGTGTATTTTTGGTCGCATTTATTATGTATCTTTATATGGTTTGGCCGGTATTTATCATGATTAATCATTATAGATTCTTTATATTAATATATGTACATATTGAGCATGCTTACCAAAATTTATCACAGATTTTTTCAGAAATATTTTTTTATCCTAGAAGCAAGTAAATGTTTTTGCTAGTAATTAGGTGAGAAACATGGAAAAACAATGTAATGTAATGGACTGCCCAATCTGCAGAAAAGAGAATTCATTAAAACTCATTACTCAGGAACTCGAAATACCTTACTTTGGAAAAGTTATCGAAACTACTATTTTTTGCGAGGAATGCAAATACAAAAAAAGTGATATATTCCCAGTAGA
This Methanococcus maripaludis C5 DNA region includes the following protein-coding sequences:
- a CDS encoding respiratory chain complex I subunit 1 family protein; this encodes MVNGLMYALYAFLIGSILLGFHRKLMARIQCRPGPPIIQYLIHTFKFYFKELTFPISAGNPLYVFVALMDIMVWMSALSIAVVFESSLLILIGLYIMQKIVEHGCGLSSGSPYGKVGGVRSVFSAAAEVPLFAAAGIVYTVTDSLMIGDIINYQAINGPLLFQLPICAFAVFVLVLSKAPFSPFAIVKGKDIVSGYITEHYGPLEAIIMIGDAMAWFVLLWLFMALFLGPLVLASSVLTLVGMFVLTVVIAFICALTPLLAPNHSVMLQITIASLTLIDLAYRIIH
- a CDS encoding proton-conducting transporter membrane subunit, giving the protein MLVEYIAGNFHGIIPLGDIIFYMTDFSLIAFIIAMLFTAIVYLTKPEKQLEAQVHEFGDKFNYVTVEELKIRRFMSIVCGIATAFSMLTGDLFDFALFLAVIGITNIGIVSAVKKEWVLNAAFHYGIIAIISSLPLFGGAALILGKTGTLSIFELAKNGNELFYQKLLYAVGMIGETGVAPFYAAKAEMFRAPGAPYILMIHLSSLLVIVRTVEILLTIS
- a CDS encoding EhaG family protein; translated protein: MDYVSLLFSRTVTVGLIVGIISLYSISRQKTDLNMILLTDLVEYGMLVIIAAIGSDLAEALILPGLVVGMAELLAVAEIYVSRNDLRKQSKKKRSKLLEEFTIKETPNMDINFSKMEVLYTTPKFFAFVLVVYGAMLSGFTGGAVMASGLLFYVLAKRVLGQKILPEDLKVSWEGISAFSGIAWAIWILGFIGFFLFPSKWPYFLIIAGFGLALKVGSKLGLIGELFE
- a CDS encoding EhaF family protein; this translates as MKKINEAWNYISKPSAVSRLFAGFICIVLFIGIFLPTEFTSDQLYPKDAIQNQVLKTPLAPYDRGGITLTEPADIKSQYPKYQGIGGQITAYLSPVAIAISENTMYFGTTIVSTPGGILDEILYYTRGFDTVLESLTLLLSFTIFGWLFLNRNNRVK
- a CDS encoding EhaE family protein is translated as MDLVTLAMYVGYFLLILGTVGAVIGPLTKDPFKRFLNIEVPSIGVCLIFLAYNQTLALMTFLGVNAILTLVLVRAIIKNEELEE
- a CDS encoding DUF2108 domain-containing protein: MEILPIVAAGCCILGGIGTIIHTHNINKIIMFALLESGLIGLIASFYYLDVAIISSMLEPVATLILLLGVLKYEYMLKNKKKYSTEVPVLTK
- a CDS encoding DUF2109 domain-containing protein, giving the protein MESSLVTFVIGIVGIISVIKVFLTKSRALKLPILCCINFCIAALIALYIKSPMGAIAAVVYFISSTVSSNAIAHTLGELDKMDEFEKKR
- the ehaA gene encoding energy-converting NiFe hydrogenase A subunit EhaA; the encoded protein is MILLINYAVALVSSIVVGAILGMKISFDMDSFEGSVLFPTPFVALGLTALIGYLITLDLISSVIIGIFASVFSKFANKIFPGVTDVN
- a CDS encoding helix-turn-helix transcriptional regulator, producing MYDKLKIIERAILLNPENIKVFREKLKITQSKLAEESGVSQSHLSMLEKGKREIGEAHAAAITLGMLKCSNFWDKENPVLYLLDVLSLTKLEGAIVDFIQDLTSKNDIFCKRYIEGHPVYIIDIKYFTGEIKKRLGVVDINEVDFFRGRMNIRGLHLDKKTVLIQLDCSDIRRLEHKVSNVLNNKTIIQIFPKEEVPPIYSIKKDCMIVHCW